In Pleurocapsa sp. PCC 7319, the following are encoded in one genomic region:
- a CDS encoding multidrug efflux SMR transporter, with protein sequence MTNLGYGWTLLGLSTMGTCGGNLLLKQANIALINYGSTIVISPWFVGAIACYILDLILFSKALQYLPVSNAVPVASGIRIAVTAILACIFFGEHLSVNQFLASGLIIVGILFMLRA encoded by the coding sequence ATGACAAATCTTGGGTATGGTTGGACGCTTTTAGGACTTTCTACAATGGGAACTTGTGGGGGAAATTTATTGCTCAAACAAGCGAATATAGCCTTGATAAATTATGGTTCTACTATTGTCATTTCTCCTTGGTTTGTAGGAGCAATCGCATGCTATATTCTCGATCTTATTCTCTTTAGTAAAGCATTACAGTACTTGCCTGTTTCTAATGCTGTTCCTGTCGCTTCGGGTATTCGTATTGCAGTTACGGCAATTCTTGCTTGTATCTTTTTTGGCGAACATTTAAGTGTCAATCAATTTTTGGCATCGGGGTTAATTATTGTCGGAATTTTATTCATGTTACGCGCTTAA
- a CDS encoding DUF547 domain-containing protein: MNKSFYRFIAISSAIAIAGCSNLATSSQVQLHPIPHRKLETKMAINQPCDYHDYAEVLQSYVDERGLVNYEGLKADRQQLDRFNKSLGKVTPEQYNSWNEPDKIAFLINAYNAFTLQSIIDQDPLKDSIRDIPGVWKKRTFTLAGEQKTLDNIEHDILRKDFNEPRLHVALVCAAKSCPPLRNEPYLPEQLDAQLEDQTAQFVASPHGFRLEQQAQKVYLSSIFKWYGKDFEETYGIDDQFDGNAKQRAVLNYLSTQLNPEARQYLENGDYQVEYLDYDWSLNKQ; encoded by the coding sequence ATGAATAAATCTTTTTACCGATTTATTGCCATCTCTAGTGCGATCGCGATCGCTGGTTGCTCTAACTTAGCTACTTCTTCCCAGGTACAACTTCATCCAATTCCCCATAGGAAACTGGAAACTAAGATGGCGATAAATCAGCCCTGTGACTATCACGACTATGCTGAAGTATTACAATCATATGTCGATGAGCGGGGATTAGTTAACTATGAAGGCTTAAAAGCAGATAGACAGCAATTGGATCGCTTTAACAAGTCCCTAGGGAAAGTCACTCCAGAACAATACAATTCTTGGAATGAACCAGATAAAATTGCTTTTTTAATCAATGCATACAATGCTTTTACTCTACAATCTATCATTGACCAAGATCCGCTCAAAGATAGTATTAGAGATATACCTGGAGTTTGGAAAAAACGAACTTTTACTTTAGCCGGAGAACAAAAAACACTGGATAACATTGAACATGATATTCTGCGCAAAGACTTTAATGAACCTAGACTACACGTAGCTTTAGTATGTGCTGCTAAAAGTTGTCCTCCATTACGTAATGAACCTTATCTTCCCGAACAATTAGATGCTCAATTAGAAGATCAGACAGCCCAATTTGTCGCTAGTCCTCATGGTTTCCGTTTGGAGCAGCAAGCCCAAAAAGTTTATCTGTCCTCTATTTTTAAGTGGTATGGTAAAGACTTCGAAGAAACTTATGGTATTGATGATCAATTCGATGGTAATGCTAAGCAAAGAGCAGTATTAAATTATCTTAGTACTCAACTAAACCCTGAGGCTCGTCAGTATTTAGAAAATGGCGACTATCAAGTGGAGTATTTAGATTATGATTGGTCGTTAAATAAACAGTAG
- a CDS encoding NgoPII family restriction endonuclease, whose protein sequence is MANILQAIHTIISNDIPDVVDFYRSNNKINAVGDALELFIKDIFANTLNEIDKVRKQEAYERVFSYTGNANNPPDLMLKLGDAIEVKKLKSESAQIALNSSYPTAKLYSSSQMITKACRECEQWDEKDLLYAIGCVNRHQLSSLWLVYGDCYAASPEIYHNIKTKVIAGINHSTGVEFSPTKELGRVNRVDPLGITSLRIRGMWHVEHPQKVFEYLNVSTNRKNSKFRLFTLMYEKKYLSCPLEDREKLESIDNSSLQIKKVKISFPDNPVKRIAARLITYQI, encoded by the coding sequence ATGGCTAATATTCTTCAAGCTATACACACTATTATTAGCAATGATATTCCAGATGTTGTCGATTTTTATCGTAGTAATAATAAAATAAATGCAGTTGGCGATGCTTTAGAGTTATTTATTAAGGATATTTTTGCCAATACACTAAATGAAATAGACAAAGTCAGAAAACAAGAAGCTTACGAAAGAGTTTTTTCCTATACTGGCAACGCTAATAACCCTCCAGATTTAATGCTGAAATTAGGGGATGCTATTGAAGTTAAAAAATTAAAGTCAGAATCAGCACAAATTGCCCTAAATAGCTCCTATCCTACGGCTAAACTATACTCTAGTAGTCAGATGATTACTAAAGCTTGTCGAGAATGTGAACAGTGGGACGAAAAAGACTTACTTTATGCCATTGGTTGTGTTAATCGACATCAACTAAGTTCACTCTGGTTAGTTTATGGAGATTGTTATGCAGCTAGCCCAGAAATTTATCATAATATTAAAACAAAAGTAATAGCTGGAATTAATCACAGTACTGGGGTTGAATTTAGTCCTACTAAAGAGCTAGGAAGAGTCAACAGAGTCGATCCTTTGGGAATTACTAGCTTAAGAATACGGGGAATGTGGCATGTTGAACATCCCCAAAAGGTTTTTGAATATTTAAATGTTTCAACCAACCGAAAAAATTCAAAATTTCGTCTATTTACTTTGATGTATGAAAAAAAATATTTATCTTGTCCTTTAGAAGATAGAGAGAAGCTGGAATCAATTGATAATTCAAGTTTACAAATTAAAAAGGTCAAAATTAGCTTTCCAGATAATCCAGTTAAGAGAATTGCTGCCAGGTTAATTACGTATCAAATATAA
- a CDS encoding glycosyltransferase, which produces MFILAIFGFASAIALSWLLGNSHVTDLFIQLHLVQENPPSWLMPPQLDNKYYLLLPTLTLFFLAQVVMRLSPLPKPWSRTLVAGVLFALLVRYFLWRSLSTLNLANPVDGIFSILLLLMEFLAMGGTGLQLLLLFTTKSRDREADKYSIAVKENRYNPSVDILIPTYNEPDFILKRTIIGCQALNYANKRIYVLDDTKRQSVKQMTQELGCNYITRHDNSHAKAGNLNHALKKTNSELVVVFDADFVPTTNFLERTVGFFQKHQVALVQTPQSFYNSDPIAQNLGLEKIVTSEEEVFYRHLQPIKDGAGSVVCAGTSFIARRSALREIGYFDTESLSEDYYTGIRLSARGYELVYLDEKLSAGLAAESVAAHIDQRLRWVRGTLQAFFVKSNPLTIPGLNLWQRLGHLEGLWHWFTCLPRVFFILLPVFCIFARVNPVLASSSEMVYIFLPYYAMQMTMFAWINKRSRSILLSDVYSLVQAIPVSMTVIKVMLSPFGKGFKVTPKGVARDQFNYNWSLALPMSILFGATLISFAVSLLNPPEAGFNLGLYWSSYNLLTLSIALMTLLDLPKPSFYEWFSISQQVNVFSDRHIYQGVTQKISEEGLEIVLDQSANLATDIQLEILPQELFLSGKITRSCSQNGSLRAIIKFDNVSLEQHRELVKMLYCRPGQWQRRQTPDELQSALILFRLLLRPLMFLNAKKVSQLRLQY; this is translated from the coding sequence TTGTTTATTCTAGCAATATTTGGTTTTGCTAGCGCGATCGCCCTGTCTTGGCTTTTGGGTAATAGTCATGTTACGGATTTATTTATTCAGTTACACCTCGTTCAAGAAAATCCTCCTAGTTGGCTCATGCCTCCTCAGTTGGATAACAAGTATTACTTATTACTCCCAACGTTGACTCTATTTTTTCTGGCTCAAGTTGTAATGAGACTATCTCCTCTGCCTAAGCCTTGGTCACGCACTTTAGTTGCAGGTGTTTTGTTTGCATTACTCGTACGGTATTTTTTATGGCGATCGCTATCTACTCTAAATCTAGCCAATCCAGTCGACGGTATCTTTAGCATTTTGCTGTTATTGATGGAGTTTTTAGCGATGGGTGGCACAGGTCTTCAGCTACTATTGCTATTTACTACTAAAAGCCGAGATCGAGAAGCAGATAAATACAGTATTGCTGTTAAGGAAAATCGCTACAATCCCTCGGTAGATATATTAATACCCACCTATAACGAGCCTGATTTTATTCTCAAGCGGACAATAATTGGTTGTCAGGCTTTAAACTACGCTAATAAAAGAATCTACGTTCTTGACGACACTAAAAGGCAGAGCGTTAAGCAGATGACTCAAGAATTGGGTTGTAACTACATCACCAGACACGATAATTCTCATGCCAAAGCGGGTAACTTAAATCATGCCTTAAAAAAGACAAATAGCGAGCTGGTTGTAGTCTTTGATGCTGATTTTGTGCCCACGACTAACTTTTTAGAACGTACTGTCGGCTTTTTTCAGAAGCATCAAGTTGCTTTAGTACAAACCCCTCAAAGTTTTTATAACAGCGACCCAATTGCCCAGAATCTGGGTTTAGAAAAAATTGTAACCTCCGAGGAAGAAGTTTTCTATCGTCATCTCCAGCCGATTAAAGACGGTGCTGGAAGCGTAGTTTGTGCAGGAACATCTTTTATAGCTAGGCGCAGTGCGTTAAGAGAAATTGGTTACTTTGATACGGAATCTCTCAGCGAAGATTACTACACAGGAATTAGATTATCTGCCAGAGGTTATGAGTTAGTTTACTTGGATGAAAAACTTAGTGCAGGTTTGGCAGCTGAAAGTGTTGCTGCTCATATCGATCAAAGATTACGCTGGGTTAGAGGCACTCTACAAGCTTTCTTTGTTAAATCTAATCCCTTAACTATTCCTGGTTTAAACCTTTGGCAAAGATTAGGTCATCTAGAGGGACTGTGGCACTGGTTTACTTGTTTACCCCGTGTCTTTTTCATTTTATTGCCCGTATTTTGCATTTTTGCCCGAGTAAATCCTGTACTAGCATCATCTTCAGAGATGGTCTACATTTTTTTGCCTTACTATGCGATGCAAATGACCATGTTTGCTTGGATTAACAAGCGATCGCGTTCTATTCTACTTTCAGATGTCTATTCGTTGGTACAGGCAATACCTGTTTCAATGACGGTAATTAAAGTTATGCTTAGTCCTTTTGGCAAAGGATTTAAAGTTACTCCCAAAGGAGTAGCTAGAGATCAGTTTAACTATAATTGGTCCTTAGCTTTACCGATGTCTATTTTGTTTGGGGCAACTCTAATTAGTTTTGCTGTAAGTTTATTAAATCCTCCAGAAGCTGGATTTAACTTGGGTCTGTATTGGAGCAGTTATAATCTATTGACTCTGAGTATCGCTTTGATGACTTTACTGGATTTACCTAAGCCTAGTTTCTATGAGTGGTTTAGCATCAGTCAACAGGTTAATGTGTTTAGCGATCGCCATATATATCAGGGTGTTACCCAAAAGATCTCAGAGGAAGGTTTAGAAATAGTTTTAGATCAATCAGCAAACTTAGCAACTGACATTCAGTTAGAGATTTTGCCTCAGGAACTATTTTTATCAGGTAAAATCACCCGTAGCTGTAGTCAAAATGGTTCATTGAGAGCAATTATCAAGTTTGATAATGTGAGCCTGGAGCAGCATCGAGAACTAGTTAAAATGCTATACTGCCGACCAGGTCAATGGCAAAGACGACAAACACCGGATGAGTTGCAGTCGGCATTAATTCTCTTTAGGTTGTTGTTAAGACCGCTAATGTTTTTGAATGCTAAAAAGGTAAGTCAGCTTAGGCTACAGTACTAA
- the trmH gene encoding tRNA (guanosine(18)-2'-O)-methyltransferase TrmH — MIKCLLGNYLFLTKMIPRRYERLKRVLNQRQPDLTVLTEDVHKPHNLSAIIRTCDAVGVFAVHAVNRHSDTPTFSQVAQGSEKWVRLHSHPDIKTAIKYLQEQNHQVYAAHLSETAIDYRQVDYTQPTAILLGTEKWGVTEEASNLVDRHIMIPMQGMVQSLNVSVANAVILFEAQRQRLKAGLYDQVRLDPETYKQVIFEWGYPNIAAMYRRQGKPYPELGEKGEILATL; from the coding sequence ATGATAAAGTGTCTACTTGGCAATTATTTATTTCTCACCAAAATGATTCCCAGAAGATATGAAAGACTAAAACGAGTTCTTAACCAAAGACAACCAGATTTAACTGTCCTGACTGAAGATGTTCATAAACCCCATAATCTATCAGCGATTATTCGTACCTGTGATGCTGTAGGAGTCTTTGCCGTCCATGCAGTTAACCGTCACAGTGACACTCCAACTTTTTCTCAAGTTGCTCAGGGAAGTGAAAAATGGGTTCGGCTGCACTCCCACCCTGACATTAAAACTGCAATTAAATATCTGCAAGAGCAAAATCATCAAGTATATGCGGCTCATTTGAGTGAGACAGCAATTGACTATCGTCAAGTTGACTATACTCAACCCACTGCCATTCTTTTAGGTACGGAAAAATGGGGCGTAACTGAAGAGGCTTCTAATTTGGTAGATAGACATATTATGATTCCCATGCAAGGCATGGTTCAGTCTCTAAACGTATCTGTAGCCAATGCAGTAATTTTATTTGAAGCTCAACGTCAAAGGCTGAAAGCTGGTCTGTACGATCAAGTTCGTCTCGATCCAGAAACTTACAAACAAGTTATTTTTGAATGGGGTTATCCCAATATCGCTGCTATGTATCGTCGTCAAGGGAAACCTTATCCTGAATTAGGGGAAAAGGGAGAAATATTAGCAACACTCTAA
- a CDS encoding carbohydrate ABC transporter permease, whose product MTKSNSFSSWLDQDTFAAWLFLAPALILLGVFLFYPIVYLLYLSFTTGSFTVSGIQWVGGRNYWRLFTDADFWQVIGNTAYFTVATVIPTIIIPLGLAVLLNRSLALRGILRAAYFIPSITSLVAVGLAFRWLFQTDGPINNLLIPWISNPIPWLSSTTWAMPVLILLSSWKQLGFNLVVFLAGLQIIPQSRYEAAELDGADAWAQFWYITIPGLKPTLIFAILTTAIFTLRSFEQVYVITGGGPLNSTNLLVYYIYEQAFARFEFGYAAAAATILLAIAFVFVYFYLRIWNTK is encoded by the coding sequence ATGACTAAATCAAATTCTTTCTCTTCATGGCTAGATCAGGATACCTTTGCTGCTTGGCTATTTCTTGCCCCAGCACTGATCTTACTGGGTGTTTTTCTGTTTTACCCTATTGTTTATTTACTTTATCTCAGTTTTACCACTGGTAGTTTTACTGTCTCAGGAATTCAATGGGTAGGCGGGCGGAATTATTGGCGGTTATTTACTGATGCTGACTTTTGGCAGGTAATTGGCAATACTGCCTATTTTACAGTTGCCACCGTAATTCCGACGATTATAATTCCTTTAGGACTTGCCGTTTTACTTAATCGCTCTCTAGCTTTACGAGGAATCTTGCGCGCCGCTTATTTTATTCCTTCGATTACATCACTGGTGGCTGTCGGTTTAGCTTTTCGCTGGCTCTTTCAAACCGACGGGCCGATTAATAATCTTTTAATTCCATGGATTTCAAATCCTATTCCCTGGTTAAGTAGCACTACTTGGGCAATGCCAGTTTTAATTTTATTGAGCAGTTGGAAGCAGTTGGGCTTTAATTTGGTGGTATTTTTAGCTGGATTGCAGATTATTCCCCAATCTCGCTACGAAGCCGCAGAGCTAGATGGGGCAGATGCTTGGGCACAGTTCTGGTACATAACCATCCCCGGTTTAAAACCTACTTTGATTTTTGCTATTTTAACTACTGCTATCTTCACTTTAAGAAGTTTTGAGCAGGTTTATGTTATCACTGGAGGAGGACCGTTAAACTCTACCAACTTACTGGTTTATTATATTTACGAACAAGCTTTTGCACGTTTTGAATTTGGTTACGCTGCTGCTGCTGCTACCATTTTGTTAGCGATCGCTTTTGTGTTTGTTTATTTTTATCTACGTATTTGGAACACTAAATAG
- a CDS encoding TetR/AcrR family transcriptional regulator yields the protein MGKDNRRSEVTEAAWRVIIKEGLDKTSMRAIAKELGSSTGVVTHYFRDKNELMLFVLERIFENLHEEMESSIKEQQGIKKLEQMILAALPLKPRSLDGWKVWVAFLGNAIGREKLILEHQKRYDFLRQIISQELADLQAEKLIQADLDLTLEANALIALVDGIGTGVVINPLQFSSEQQIYLVKRHIKALLPTFRKY from the coding sequence ATGGGTAAAGACAACCGTCGTTCAGAAGTAACGGAAGCAGCTTGGCGAGTAATTATCAAAGAAGGACTTGATAAAACTAGTATGCGAGCGATCGCGAAAGAATTAGGCTCATCAACAGGGGTTGTTACCCATTATTTTCGAGATAAAAATGAACTAATGCTATTCGTGCTTGAACGAATCTTTGAAAATTTGCATGAGGAGATGGAGTCCTCTATTAAAGAGCAGCAGGGAATCAAGAAATTAGAACAGATGATTCTTGCAGCATTACCTCTAAAACCAAGGAGCTTGGATGGTTGGAAAGTTTGGGTCGCTTTTTTAGGGAATGCAATTGGACGAGAAAAACTGATTCTAGAACATCAAAAACGTTATGATTTTTTACGCCAAATTATTTCTCAAGAGTTAGCCGATTTACAAGCAGAAAAACTAATTCAAGCCGACCTTGATTTGACCCTTGAGGCTAATGCACTGATAGCACTTGTCGATGGTATTGGTACGGGAGTTGTGATAAATCCCCTTCAGTTTAGTTCAGAACAACAAATATATCTTGTGAAACGACATATTAAAGCTTTATTGCCAACATTTAGGAAATACTAA
- a CDS encoding phytanoyl-CoA dioxygenase family protein: MSHLSRLRDKFQTKAKKAAKKATKLIQNYSALSGGKVNEHDRIVFDLKGYIVKPAVLNEDEVNVLKELVLRQKNEPESLPPQERCLPGGAFAKLIDHPAVMNVLLDVIDPDIEKIRLEDVFLSYREMGEGEWKPHAGGPTTNPNYAYNFQDGRIYAGMTRVVWELTEVLQDQGGTCFIPGSHKANYNIRTNPVASIDTRNSGLWESYSCPPGSLIIFSEAVRHSADFWQNPHNPRIAIFCAYNHINVRHHKPSISPEVLERLAPRHQRFFKDVYHPQFDRV, from the coding sequence ATGAGCCATTTATCCCGACTTCGAGACAAATTTCAAACTAAAGCGAAGAAAGCTGCTAAAAAAGCCACAAAACTGATTCAAAATTACTCTGCTCTCTCAGGAGGAAAAGTGAACGAGCATGACCGTATTGTTTTCGATCTCAAAGGCTACATTGTTAAACCAGCCGTATTGAACGAGGATGAGGTAAATGTCCTCAAAGAATTAGTTCTACGTCAGAAAAATGAACCAGAGTCTCTACCTCCCCAAGAGCGTTGTTTGCCAGGCGGTGCATTTGCCAAACTAATCGATCATCCGGCAGTAATGAACGTGTTATTGGATGTAATCGATCCAGATATAGAAAAGATTCGCTTAGAAGATGTCTTTCTTAGCTACCGTGAAATGGGGGAGGGAGAATGGAAGCCTCATGCTGGCGGACCTACTACTAATCCTAACTATGCCTACAATTTTCAAGATGGGCGTATTTACGCAGGCATGACCCGAGTAGTTTGGGAATTAACCGAAGTTTTACAAGATCAAGGGGGAACTTGCTTTATTCCTGGCAGCCATAAAGCTAACTATAATATACGTACTAATCCAGTTGCCAGTATCGATACCAGGAATTCGGGACTTTGGGAAAGTTATAGCTGTCCTCCTGGTTCTTTAATTATATTTTCTGAAGCCGTGCGTCATTCAGCAGACTTCTGGCAAAACCCCCATAATCCTAGGATCGCTATTTTTTGCGCTTATAACCATATCAACGTCCGTCATCATAAGCCCAGTATTTCGCCTGAAGTTTTGGAAAGACTAGCTCCCAGACATCAGCGTTTTTTCAAGGATGTATATCATCCCCAATTTGATAGAGTTTGA
- a CDS encoding mechanosensitive ion channel domain-containing protein, whose amino-acid sequence MDIWESIKDWLNLDAETRRFLLRHAFNLGTFLFFVFLSFLAGRYTTSLVKAIISKLTPESFSIIYEKLITPIEKLIKITGTLILISICLNFIRQYQAVYEIAKFFLDLGVIVSIAWLVSRLFRQFVQVYGIDTIRKMGLEIDEMLLVFETIVNVIIGFIAVVTFAQNQNINLFGLLAGVGIGGAAIVFASQKTIEQLIGTIVLYLDRPFIPGEYIRVNLNPQAEDVYGRIESIGIRSTKLRTVAKSTLVIIPNSILANLDIENISRGKKVMVLLYLDFLKILEEREQALVEQVVNRSTDALFGIDPGSTKIKLFKPEDKPGTRARVTFFILGSSENSIQLRKRLLELANKTISKQLNEYEIEFVMQEPTIYVESPITI is encoded by the coding sequence ATGGATATTTGGGAAAGCATTAAAGATTGGCTAAATCTTGATGCTGAAACGAGGAGATTCTTACTGAGACACGCCTTTAATCTGGGTACATTCTTATTTTTTGTCTTTCTTTCTTTTTTGGCAGGAAGGTACACTACATCTTTAGTTAAAGCGATAATTAGCAAGTTAACTCCAGAATCATTTTCGATTATTTATGAAAAGTTAATTACTCCCATCGAAAAGCTGATTAAGATTACTGGGACTTTAATCTTAATTTCTATTTGCCTCAATTTTATTCGCCAGTATCAAGCAGTCTATGAAATTGCTAAATTTTTTCTAGACTTAGGGGTAATTGTCAGTATTGCTTGGCTAGTTTCCCGTTTATTTCGCCAATTTGTTCAAGTTTATGGTATCGATACTATTCGCAAAATGGGTTTAGAAATAGACGAAATGTTGCTGGTTTTTGAAACTATAGTAAATGTAATTATTGGTTTTATAGCAGTAGTAACTTTTGCTCAAAATCAAAATATTAATCTATTTGGCTTACTTGCTGGGGTAGGAATTGGTGGTGCGGCAATCGTCTTTGCTTCTCAAAAAACCATCGAACAGTTAATCGGAACAATTGTTCTATACTTAGATCGTCCGTTTATTCCAGGAGAATATATTCGCGTTAATCTCAATCCTCAAGCAGAAGATGTTTACGGCAGAATAGAATCAATTGGCATACGTTCAACTAAACTGAGGACGGTTGCTAAAAGCACTTTAGTAATTATCCCCAATTCCATTTTGGCTAATTTAGACATTGAGAATATTTCCAGAGGTAAAAAAGTAATGGTGCTGCTTTATCTGGATTTTCTCAAGATTTTGGAGGAAAGAGAACAAGCTTTAGTTGAACAAGTGGTAAATAGAAGTACTGATGCTTTGTTTGGCATCGATCCTGGTAGCACTAAAATCAAGCTATTTAAGCCAGAAGATAAACCAGGTACTCGCGCTAGGGTAACATTTTTTATCCTTGGTTCTTCAGAAAACTCAATTCAACTGCGAAAGCGACTTTTAGAATTAGCTAATAAAACTATATCCAAACAGCTTAATGAATACGAAATTGAATTTGTGATGCAAGAACCGACTATTTATGTCGAATCTCCAATAACTATTTAA
- a CDS encoding mechanosensitive ion channel family protein: MNAELAKTTNIDTTLLLGLLFFASISALASLILLFKLINTQLDRLLSFKVQEAYQKTIKPDRKWLITIISLATVDLILLSLPIPSWLSFLEIFFSLAIAIIFIWLGFRLFNRLFDNYLLDVAFQTGRKLTGEFLILGKFIANAVIFISVIILFAQTHQINILGLVASLGIGGLAVAFASQKLLEQVLAGIVLYIDRPFVVDDYIHLVDGTFGRVESIGWRSTKVRTSGKGSLVIIPNSVLTQVNIENLTGAKKVISLIYLTFYRAMPDEEKALIRQVILDSTQDIFGIDPRNTEVIFKNLLSDNQESITQAQVNFFILGSGEVSMDLRRQLLDVANQSITKQLKEYGIAFDLEERTINIDSPITI; this comes from the coding sequence ATGAATGCTGAACTAGCGAAAACTACAAATATTGATACTACGTTGTTGTTGGGGTTATTGTTTTTTGCGAGCATAAGTGCTTTAGCTAGTCTTATTCTCTTATTTAAGCTAATTAATACTCAGTTAGATCGTTTATTATCATTTAAAGTTCAAGAAGCTTATCAAAAAACAATTAAACCAGACCGTAAGTGGTTAATAACAATAATTTCTTTGGCAACGGTTGATCTGATACTTTTAAGTTTACCAATACCCAGTTGGTTATCATTCCTAGAAATATTTTTTAGTCTAGCGATCGCAATTATTTTTATTTGGTTAGGTTTTCGTTTATTTAATCGGCTATTTGATAACTATCTACTAGATGTAGCTTTTCAAACAGGACGCAAGCTTACTGGAGAATTCTTAATTTTAGGCAAATTTATTGCCAATGCGGTAATCTTTATAAGTGTTATCATTCTGTTTGCTCAAACTCATCAAATCAATATTTTGGGTTTAGTTGCCAGTTTAGGAATTGGTGGCTTAGCCGTAGCATTTGCTTCCCAAAAACTTCTTGAGCAAGTATTGGCAGGAATTGTACTGTATATAGACCGTCCTTTTGTGGTTGATGACTATATCCATTTGGTTGATGGAACTTTTGGCAGAGTTGAATCCATCGGTTGGCGATCCACTAAGGTGAGAACTTCAGGGAAAGGTAGTTTGGTTATTATTCCCAATAGCGTACTTACTCAGGTAAATATTGAAAATTTGACTGGAGCCAAAAAAGTTATTTCTTTAATTTATTTAACCTTTTATCGTGCAATGCCTGACGAAGAAAAAGCATTAATTCGTCAAGTTATTTTAGATAGTACTCAAGACATTTTTGGCATAGATCCTCGTAATACTGAAGTTATATTTAAAAATTTACTTAGTGATAATCAAGAAAGCATCACTCAGGCACAGGTGAACTTTTTTATTTTAGGTTCTGGAGAAGTTTCTATGGATCTGCGTCGCCAATTACTTGACGTTGCCAATCAAAGTATTACCAAGCAATTAAAAGAATATGGAATTGCTTTTGACCTTGAAGAAAGAACAATTAATATTGATTCTCCAATCACAATTTAA
- a CDS encoding glutathione S-transferase family protein: MRLYNLEISGNCYKVRLFLSILELKYELVTINFMAGEHKSSKFLQLNPLGEIPVFEDESLILRDSQAILVYLARKYGDDSWFPADPAKMAQVTQWLLTAANEIARGPADARRGKKFGFAIDLETAQQKTKSMLNIFEQHLTQYKWLALEQPTIADIACFPYIALAPEGGVMLNRYPAINQWCDRLKKLPNFITMPGITVD; the protein is encoded by the coding sequence ATGAGATTATATAACTTAGAGATTTCCGGAAATTGCTATAAAGTACGTTTGTTTTTATCAATATTGGAACTCAAGTACGAACTTGTGACCATTAATTTTATGGCTGGAGAACACAAATCTTCAAAATTTTTACAATTAAATCCTTTGGGAGAAATCCCCGTATTTGAAGATGAAAGTTTGATTTTGCGAGATTCCCAAGCAATTTTAGTTTACCTAGCTAGAAAATATGGTGATGATTCCTGGTTTCCTGCCGATCCAGCAAAAATGGCACAGGTAACTCAATGGCTATTAACAGCTGCCAACGAAATAGCCCGTGGTCCTGCTGATGCTAGACGGGGAAAAAAGTTTGGCTTTGCTATTGATTTAGAAACAGCACAACAAAAAACAAAGTCAATGCTCAATATATTTGAACAACACTTAACTCAGTACAAGTGGTTAGCGTTAGAACAACCTACTATTGCTGATATTGCTTGTTTTCCCTATATTGCTTTAGCTCCCGAAGGTGGTGTGATGTTAAATCGATATCCTGCCATCAATCAATGGTGCGATCGCCTTAAAAAATTACCAAACTTTATTACTATGCCAGGCATTACAGTCGATTAA